A window from Peromyscus eremicus chromosome 1, PerEre_H2_v1, whole genome shotgun sequence encodes these proteins:
- the Mrps12 gene encoding small ribosomal subunit protein uS12m: MSWPGLLRGLTTSLSRGLALGPQLWATRSMATLNQMHRLGRPKEPPKRLGPTEGRPQLKGVVLRTFIRKPKKPNSANRKCCRVRLSTGREAVCFIPGEGHTLQEHHVVLVEGGRTQDLPGVKLKVVRGKYDCGHVQKKK; the protein is encoded by the exons ATGTCCTGGCCCGGCCTTCTCCGTGGCCTCACCACGTCCCTCAGTCGTG GCCTGGCCCTAGGTCCCCAACTCTGGGCCACACGTTCCATGGCCACCCTGAACCAGATGCACCGCTTAGGCCGCCCGAAGGAACCCCCTAAGCGTCTGGGTCCCACAGAGGGCCGGCCACAGCTGAAGGGCGTGGTGTTACGCACATTCATCAGGAAGCCGAAGAAGCCCAACTCTGCCAACCGCAAGTGCTGCCGAGTGCGCCTCAGCACGGGCAGAGAGGCCGTCTGCTTCATCCCTGGGGAGGGCCACACCCTGCAGGAGCACCACGTGGTCCTGGTGGAGGGCGGTCGCACCCAAGACCTGCCTGGGGTCAAACTCAAAGTTGTGAGGGGCAAGTATGACTGTGGCCACGTGCAAAAGAAGAAGTGA
- the Ccer2 gene encoding coiled-coil domain-containing glutamate-rich protein 2: MLRRVPTSTVLLPLLALLLGAASSAPLAPRPSKEELTRCLAEVVMEVLTLGQAQRGPCTALLHKEIFETEPRGCVSLEEKRMLGGQFNKQEAGEMRSSQEIRDKEEEEAERTHESEVREQAIHTQLHSRLHQEEEKEEEEKSQPGKALERMWEQQLESARGPQKRVAEKANDEETAQFRAEEKGMQLLDGGRHLWQGAEMAGAEGREGSSSHHRHPEQPGTKAKQEEEAEEEEEDDVERLERMKEQLKKATAMLGEALGREG; the protein is encoded by the exons ATGCTGCGCCGGGtacccacctccacagtgctgcTCCCGCTGTTGGCCCTGCTGCTGGGGGCTG CCTCCTCGGCTCCCCTGGCGCCCAGACCCTCCAAAGAGGAG CTAACCCGCTGTCTAGCGGAGGTGGTCATGGAGGTGCTGACACTGGGCCAGGCCCAGAGAGGCCCCTGCACAGCTCTGCTCCACAAAG AGATATTCGAGACAGAGCCCCGTGGCTGTGTGTCCCTTgaggagaagaggatgctgggTGGGCAGTTCAAcaagcaggaggctggagagatgaggtcCAGCCAGGAGATAAgggacaaggaagaggaggaagcagagaggaccCACGAGTCTGAGGTGCGGGAACAGGCCATCCACACACAGCTCCACAGCCGGCTCCatcaggaggaggagaaggaggaggaagagaagagccaGCCAGGGAAGGCCTTGGAGCGTATGTGGGAGCAGCAATTAGAGAGTGCCAGGGGCCCCCAGAAGCGGGTGGCTGAGAAGGCCAATGATGAGGAGACGGCCCAGTTTCGGGCAGAGGAGAAGGGCATGCAGCTGCTGGACGGAGGCCGCCACCTGTGGCAGGGGGCCGAGATGGCCGGGGCAGAAGGGCGTGAAGGGTCCTCAAGCCACCATCGCCACCCGGAGCAGCCAGGCACCAAGGCCaaacaggaggaagaggcagaggaagaagag GAAGATGATGTGGAACGGCTAGAGCGCATGAAGGAGCAGCTAAAGAAGGCCACCGCCATGCTGGGAGAGGCACTTGGGAGGGAAGGCTAA
- the Nfkbib gene encoding NF-kappa-B inhibitor beta isoform X2 produces the protein MKHHIWSYLRKFEITSLMTLALHLAVIHRHEPFLDFLLGFSAGTEYLDLQNDLGQTALHLAAILGEASTVEKLYAAGAGVLVAERGGHTALHLACRVRAHTCACVLLQARPRCPRDASDIYLTQSQDQTPDTSHTPVAVNPQPNPENEEEPSDEDWKLQLEAENYEGHTPLHVAVIHKDVEMVRLLRNAGADLNKPEPTCGRTPLHLAVEAQAATVLELLLKAGADPTARMYGGRTPLGSALLRPNPILARLLRAHGAPEPDDEDDKLGPCSSSSSDSDSDSRDEGDEYDDIVVHSGRSQNRLPPSPASKPLPDDPNPA, from the exons GGCCCTGCACTTGGCCGTGATACATCGGCATGAGCCCTTCCTGGATTTCCTCTTGGGCTTCTCCGCCGGCACTGAGTACCTGGACCTGCAGAATGACCTAGGCCAA ACAGCCCTGCACCTAGCAGCCATCCTGGGGGAGGCATCCACGGTAGAGAAGTTGTATGCAGCTGGCGCAGGAGTGTTGGTGGCTGAGAGAGGGGGCCACACCGCGCTGCACTTGGCCTGCCGGGTGAGGGCCCACACGTGCGCATGCGTGCTGCTCCAGGCCCGCCCCAGATGCCCAAGGGATGCCTCAGATATCTACCTCACTCAGAGCCAGGACCAAACCCCAGACACCAGCCACACCCCTGTTGCTGTGAACCCCCAGCCCAACCCAGAGAACGAAGAGGAGCCGAGTGATGAAGACTGGAAGCTGCAGCTAGAAGCTGAAAACTATGAGG GCCACACCCCACTCCATGTAGCTGTCATCCACAAAGATGTGGAGATGGTCCGGCTCCTCAGGAATGCTGGAGCTGACCTCAATAAACCG GAGCCCACGTGCGGCCGGACCCCTCTGCACCTGGCAGTAGAGGCCCAGGCGGCCACCGTGCTGGAGCTTCTCCTGAAGGCCGGGGCTGACCCCACCGCCCGCATGTATGGGGGCCGCACGCCACTTGGCAGTGCCCTGCTGCGGCCCAACCCCATCCTTGCCCGCCTCCTCCGTGCGCATGGAGCCCCTGAACCCGACGATGAGGATGATAAGCTCGGCccttgcagcagcagcagcagcgacagTGACAGCGACAGCAGAGATGAGGGC gaTGAATATGATGACATCGTGGTCCACAGTGGCAGGAGCCAAAACCGGCTACCTCCCTCCCCGGCATCCAAACCTCTTCCTGATGACCCCAACCCCGCCTGA
- the Fbxo17 gene encoding F-box only protein 17 has translation MNTHISSIPNSSTWETAQPGILNPVRDPGGGRAANPPAPRGRRWRDMGARPSRRQLPGAPRVTLAALPPELLVQVLSHVPPRALVTRCRPVCRAWRDVVDGPSVWLLQLARDRSAEGRALYALAQRWPPDDDHQDEFPLCALARFCLRAPLGRNLIFNSCGEQGFRGWEVEHGGNGWAVEKNLTVVSGAPSQTCFVTSFEWCFKRQLVDLVMEGMWQELLDSAQIEICVADWWGARENCGCVYRLRVRLLDEYENEVVKFSASPNPVLQWTERSCRQVSHVFTDFGKGIRYVSFEQYGRDTRSWVGHYGALVTHSSVRLRIRLS, from the exons ATGAACACTCATATCAGCTCCATTCCTAACAGCTCCACGTGGGAAACAGCTCAA CCAGGCATCCTGAACCCGGTTCGTGACCCGGGGGGGGGTCGAGCCGCCAACCCCCCTGCACCCAGAGGACGCCGGTGGCGGGACATGGGAGCCCGACCCTCGCGACGGCAGCTGCCGGGAGCTCCGCGCGTGACTCTGGCCGCGCTGCCCCCGGAGCTGCTGGTGCAGGTGCTGAGCCACGTGCCTCCCCGCGCGTTAGTGACGCGCTGCCGGCCCGTGTGCCGAGCCTGGCGCGACGTGGTGGATGGCCCGAGCGTGTGGCTGCTGCAGCTGGCCCGCGACCGCAGTGCGGAGGGCAGAGCCCTCTACGCCTTGGCCCAGCGCTGGCCCCCCGACGATGACCATCAAGACGAGTTCCCGCTGTGCGCTCTGGCCCGATTCTGTCTGCGCGCACCGCTCGGTCGCAACCTCATCTTCAACTCCTGCGGAGAGC AGGGCTTCAGAGGCTGGGAAGTGGAGCACGGAGGGAACGGCTGGGCCGTGGAAAAGAATTTGACGGTGGTGTCAGGCGCTCCTTCCCAGACCTGCTTTGTGACTTCTTTTGA ATGGTGCTTCAAGAGGCAGCTGGTGGACCTGGTGATGGAAGGAATGTGGCAGGAGCTTCTGGACAGTGCCCAGATTGAGATCTGCGTAGCTGACTG GTGGGGCGCCCGTGAGAACTGCGGCTGTGTCTACAGGCTTCGGGTCCGCCTGCTGGATGAGTATGAAAATGAAGTGGTCAAGTTCTCGGCCTCACCTAACCCAGTACTTCAGTGGACTGAGCGTAGCTGCCGACAA GTCTCTCACGTCTTCACTGACTTTGGCAAAGGCATCCGATATGTGTCTTTTGAGCAGTATGGGAGAGACACGCGTTCCTGGGTGGGACACTACGGTGCCCTTGTGACCCACTCCAGTGTGCGGCTCAGGATCCGTCTGTCCTAG
- the Sars2 gene encoding serine--tRNA ligase, mitochondrial, with product MAASMARFLRPFVARQGLRSRGRCVCNQNPRRSFATEKRVRNLLYEHAREGYSELPYLDMESVCACPEATARALELRKGELRPADLPAIISTWQELRQLREQIRSLEAEKAAVTEAVRALLANQDSDQVQKDPQYQGLRARGREIRKQLTPLYPRETQLEEQFYLQALRLPNQTHPDTPVGDESQARVLHVVGDKPVFSFRPRGHLEIGERLDIIRQKRLSHVSGHRSYYLRGAGALLQHGLVNFTLSKLISRGFTPMTVPDLLRGAVFEGCGMTPNANPSQIYNIDPSRFEDLNLAGTAEVGLAGYFMDHSVAFRDLPVRMVCASTCYRAETDTGKEPWGLYRVHHFAKVEMFGVTAPGLEQSSQLLDEFLSLQVEILTELGLHFRVLDMPTQELGLPAYRKFDIEAWMPGRGRYGEVTSASNCTDFQSRRLFIMFETETGELQFAHTVNATACAVPRVLIALLESNQQKDGSVLVPAVLQPYLGTDRITAPTHVPLQYIGPNQPQKPRLPGRPAAS from the exons ATGGCTGCGTCCATGGCACGGTTCTTGCGGCCTTTCGTGGCTCGCCAGGGGCTCCGGTCCCGAGGACGCTGCGTGTGCAACCAGAACCCAAGGAGAAGTTTCGCTACAGAGAAACGAGTGCGGAACCTCCTGTATGAACACGCACGTGAGGGCTACAGCGAGCTTCCTTACTTGGACATGGAGTCGGTGTGCGCATGCCCAGAAGCAACCGCGCGCGCCCTGGAGCTCCGCAAGGGGGAGCTGCGGCCGGCCGACCTGCCTGCGATT ATCTCCACGTGGCAGGAGTTGAGGCAGCTGCGGGAGCAGATCCGGAGCCTGGAGGCAGAGAAGGCGGCTGTGACAGAGGCGGTGCGGGCCCTGCTG GCAAACCAAGACAGTGACCAAGTGCAGAAG GACCCCCAATATCAGGGCCTGCGGGCCCGTGGCCGGGAAATCCGGAAACAGCTCACACCGTTGTACCCCAGAGAGACCCAGTTGGAGGAGCAGTTCTACTTGCAGGCTCTGAGGCTGCCCAACCAGACCCACCCAGACACG CCTGTTGGGGATGAGAGCCAGGCTAGGGTGCTCCATGTGGTGGGAGACAAGCCAG TTTTCTCCTTCCGACCCCGAGGCCACCTGGAAATTGGCGAGAGACTCGACATTATCCGGCAGAA GCGTCTGTCTCACGTGTCTGGCCACCGGTCCTATTACCTGCGCGGGGCTGGGGCCCTCTTACAGCATGGCCTGGTCAACTTTACCCTCAGCAAGCTTATCAGCAGG GGCTTCACCCCCATGACGGTTCCAGACCTTCTGCGAGGAGCTGTGTTT GAAGGCTGTGGAATGACACCAAACGCCAACCCATCCCAAATTTACAATATCGACCCCTCCCGCTTCGAAGATCTCAACCTGGCTGGGACGGcagaggtggggctggcag gATACTTCATGGACCATTCTGTAGCTTTCAGGGACCTGCCAGTCAG GATGGTTTGTGCCAGCACCTGCTACCGGGCTGAGACAGACACCGGGAAGGAACCTTGGGGACTGTACCGAGTTCATCACTTTGCTAAA GTGGAGATGTTTGGGGTaacagcccctgggctggagcaGAGCTCGCAGCTGCTGGATGAGTTCCTGTCCCTGCAGGTGGAGATCTTGACTGAGCTGGGCTTGCACTTCCG GGTGCTGGACATGCCCACCCAGGAACTGGGCCTTCCTGCCTATCGCAAGTTTGACATTGAGGCCTGGATGCCTGGCCGAGGCCGATACGGAGAG GTCACCAGCGCCTCCAACTGCACAGACTTCCAGAGCCGCCGTCTGTTCATCATGTTTGAGACGGAGACTGGGGAGCTGCAGTTTGCACATACG GTGAATGCCACGGCTTGTGCTGTTCCCCGAGTCCTCATTGCCCTCCTGGAAAGCAATCAGCAAAAG GATGGTTCTGTTCTCGTGCCCGCTGTCCTCCAGCCCTACCTAGGCACTGACCGGATCACAGCCCCTACCCATGTGCCTCTCCAGTACATCGGCCCCAACCAGCCCCAGAAGCCCAGGCTCCCTGGCCGGCCTGCTgccagctga
- the Nfkbib gene encoding NF-kappa-B inhibitor beta isoform X1 — protein sequence MAGVACLGKTADADEWCDSGLGSLGPDAAAPGGPGLGAELGPELSWAPLVFGYVTEDGDTALHLAVIHRHEPFLDFLLGFSAGTEYLDLQNDLGQTALHLAAILGEASTVEKLYAAGAGVLVAERGGHTALHLACRVRAHTCACVLLQARPRCPRDASDIYLTQSQDQTPDTSHTPVAVNPQPNPENEEEPSDEDWKLQLEAENYEGHTPLHVAVIHKDVEMVRLLRNAGADLNKPEPTCGRTPLHLAVEAQAATVLELLLKAGADPTARMYGGRTPLGSALLRPNPILARLLRAHGAPEPDDEDDKLGPCSSSSSDSDSDSRDEGDEYDDIVVHSGRSQNRLPPSPASKPLPDDPNPA from the exons ATGGCCGGGGTCGCGTGCTTGGGGAAAACTGCGGACGCCGATGAATGGTGTGACAGCGGCCTAGGCTCTCTAGGTCCCGACGCCGCGGCTCCCGGAGGACCAGGGCTGGGCGCAGAGCTGGGCCCCGAGCTGTCCTGGGCGCCCCTGGTCTTCGGCTACGTCACTGAGGATGGGGACAC GGCCCTGCACTTGGCCGTGATACATCGGCATGAGCCCTTCCTGGATTTCCTCTTGGGCTTCTCCGCCGGCACTGAGTACCTGGACCTGCAGAATGACCTAGGCCAA ACAGCCCTGCACCTAGCAGCCATCCTGGGGGAGGCATCCACGGTAGAGAAGTTGTATGCAGCTGGCGCAGGAGTGTTGGTGGCTGAGAGAGGGGGCCACACCGCGCTGCACTTGGCCTGCCGGGTGAGGGCCCACACGTGCGCATGCGTGCTGCTCCAGGCCCGCCCCAGATGCCCAAGGGATGCCTCAGATATCTACCTCACTCAGAGCCAGGACCAAACCCCAGACACCAGCCACACCCCTGTTGCTGTGAACCCCCAGCCCAACCCAGAGAACGAAGAGGAGCCGAGTGATGAAGACTGGAAGCTGCAGCTAGAAGCTGAAAACTATGAGG GCCACACCCCACTCCATGTAGCTGTCATCCACAAAGATGTGGAGATGGTCCGGCTCCTCAGGAATGCTGGAGCTGACCTCAATAAACCG GAGCCCACGTGCGGCCGGACCCCTCTGCACCTGGCAGTAGAGGCCCAGGCGGCCACCGTGCTGGAGCTTCTCCTGAAGGCCGGGGCTGACCCCACCGCCCGCATGTATGGGGGCCGCACGCCACTTGGCAGTGCCCTGCTGCGGCCCAACCCCATCCTTGCCCGCCTCCTCCGTGCGCATGGAGCCCCTGAACCCGACGATGAGGATGATAAGCTCGGCccttgcagcagcagcagcagcgacagTGACAGCGACAGCAGAGATGAGGGC gaTGAATATGATGACATCGTGGTCCACAGTGGCAGGAGCCAAAACCGGCTACCTCCCTCCCCGGCATCCAAACCTCTTCCTGATGACCCCAACCCCGCCTGA